One window of the Janthinobacterium sp. PAMC25594 genome contains the following:
- the ybaL gene encoding YbaL family putative K(+) efflux transporter, translating into MPHDISLITTIAAALGFGLIFGFIAARLKLPALVGYLAAGIIIGPATPGFVANAEIAGQLAEIGVMLMMFGVGLHFSIDDLWDVRKIALPGAILQIGVATAMGMGLAHWWGWTLGGGLVFGLALSVASTVVLLRALEERGILDSLNGRIAVGWLVVEDLVTVLVLVLLPAFAGMLGGKVAPGAEATSLWQTLAVTLGQVAGFIIFMLVVGRKLFPWILWQVARTGSRELFTLCVIAAAVGIAYASTKLFGVSFALGAFFAGMVLRESELSHRAAEESLPLRDAFAVLFFVSVGMLFEPNILIDKPLQVLAVCAIIIFGKSIAAFLLVMALRYPPKTAIIVSASLAQIGEFSFILAALGLSLGLMPQEGQSLILAGAILSIALNPLVFSMAKPLLRVIGNSDFARKFERTTDPLAELPMTVPQEKLSGQVVLVGYGRVGRRIAAALMERGIHFVVAEENREIVDQLRKQGIPAVAGNAGEPAVLIQAHITHATMLVIATPDTFHVRAMIETARALNPHILTVVRTHSEEEAELLRTENAGKVFIGEHELANGMAEHVLQSFETAKKGHGH; encoded by the coding sequence ATGCCCCATGACATCAGTCTGATCACCACCATCGCCGCCGCCCTCGGGTTCGGCCTCATCTTCGGCTTCATCGCCGCGCGCCTGAAACTGCCGGCATTGGTCGGCTATCTGGCCGCCGGCATCATCATCGGACCGGCCACGCCCGGTTTTGTGGCGAATGCGGAAATAGCCGGGCAATTGGCGGAGATCGGGGTGATGTTGATGATGTTCGGGGTCGGGCTGCACTTTTCCATCGACGATTTGTGGGACGTGCGCAAGATTGCGCTGCCCGGCGCCATCTTGCAGATCGGCGTCGCCACGGCGATGGGCATGGGTCTGGCCCACTGGTGGGGCTGGACCCTCGGTGGCGGACTGGTGTTTGGCTTGGCCCTGTCCGTGGCCAGTACCGTGGTGCTGCTGCGCGCGCTGGAAGAACGGGGCATCCTCGACTCGCTCAATGGCCGCATCGCCGTCGGCTGGCTGGTGGTGGAAGACCTCGTCACGGTATTGGTGCTGGTGCTGCTGCCGGCGTTCGCCGGTATGCTGGGTGGCAAGGTCGCACCGGGTGCCGAGGCCACCAGCCTGTGGCAAACCCTGGCCGTGACCCTGGGGCAAGTAGCCGGTTTCATCATCTTCATGCTGGTGGTGGGTCGCAAGCTGTTCCCGTGGATACTGTGGCAAGTGGCGCGCACCGGTTCGCGCGAACTGTTTACCCTGTGCGTGATCGCCGCCGCCGTCGGCATCGCCTACGCTTCCACCAAACTGTTCGGCGTGTCGTTCGCGCTGGGCGCCTTCTTCGCCGGCATGGTGCTGCGCGAGTCCGAACTCAGTCACCGCGCCGCGGAAGAGTCCTTGCCCCTGCGCGACGCGTTTGCCGTGCTGTTCTTCGTGTCCGTCGGCATGCTGTTCGAGCCGAATATCCTCATCGACAAGCCGCTGCAAGTGCTGGCCGTGTGCGCCATCATTATCTTCGGCAAGTCGATTGCCGCCTTTTTGCTGGTGATGGCCCTGCGCTATCCGCCGAAAACAGCCATCATCGTCTCGGCCAGCCTGGCGCAGATCGGCGAATTCTCGTTCATCCTGGCGGCCCTGGGTCTCTCCCTGGGCCTGATGCCGCAGGAAGGGCAAAGCCTGATCCTGGCCGGCGCCATCCTGTCCATCGCTCTCAACCCGCTCGTGTTCAGCATGGCCAAGCCGCTGCTGCGCGTGATCGGCAACAGCGATTTCGCGCGCAAGTTTGAACGCACCACCGACCCGCTGGCCGAGCTGCCGATGACGGTGCCACAGGAAAAGCTGTCGGGCCAAGTCGTGCTGGTCGGCTACGGCCGCGTGGGCCGGCGCATCGCCGCCGCCCTGATGGAGCGGGGCATCCACTTTGTCGTGGCCGAGGAAAACCGCGAAATCGTCGATCAGCTGCGCAAGCAGGGCATTCCGGCCGTGGCCGGCAATGCGGGCGAACCGGCGGTATTGATCCAGGCGCACATCACGCACGCCACCATGCTCGTCATCGCCACGCCGGACACCTTCCACGTGCGCGCCATGATCGAGACGGCGCGCGCGCTGAACCCGCACATCCTGACGGTGGTGCGCACGCACAGCGAGGAAGAGGCGGAATTGCTGCGCACGGAAAACGCGGGCAAGGTGTTTATCGGCGAGCACGAACTGGCCAATGGCATGGCCGAGCACGTGCTGCAGAGTTTTGAGACGGCGAAGAAGGGGCATGGCCATTAA
- a CDS encoding cytochrome c5 family protein, translated as MSDAHNEQQSAIKTPKQLLAAVAGFFLLTVIGIILLVQFVTAQKLTGAGTDSQSPEAIAERLSPVANAGFTFKDASGPKVLQGGEAVYTATCVACHGAGVAGAPKFGDAGSWSARLAQGYDTVLKHAIEGLRAMPAKGGNPDLDDVEVARAVVYMANASGGKFKEPEVPAPAAAADGAGAPAQEAKK; from the coding sequence ATGAGCGACGCACATAACGAACAACAATCAGCGATCAAAACGCCTAAACAATTGCTTGCCGCCGTAGCGGGCTTCTTCCTCCTCACCGTCATCGGCATCATCTTGCTGGTGCAGTTCGTCACGGCGCAAAAACTGACGGGCGCAGGGACGGACAGCCAGTCGCCGGAAGCCATTGCCGAGCGCCTGAGCCCCGTGGCCAACGCCGGCTTTACCTTCAAGGATGCCAGCGGTCCGAAGGTGCTGCAAGGCGGCGAAGCCGTCTACACGGCCACCTGCGTGGCGTGCCATGGCGCCGGCGTGGCCGGTGCGCCGAAGTTTGGCGATGCGGGCAGCTGGTCGGCCCGCCTGGCCCAGGGCTACGATACGGTCCTGAAGCACGCCATCGAAGGCTTGCGCGCGATGCCGGCCAAGGGCGGCAATCCCGACCTCGACGATGTGGAAGTGGCGCGCGCCGTGGTCTACATGGCCAACGCTTCGGGCGGCAAGTTCAAGGAACCGGAAGTGCCGGCACCGGCCGCGGCCGCTGACGGCGCTGGCGCACCAGCGCAAGAAGCCAAGAAATAA
- a CDS encoding M13 family metallopeptidase — MNRYLLSALTLSLLAGVSGMAGAADSAKKAAAAPATAVAATALTSGIAVEYVDPAVRAQDDLFQHLNGKWLAETVIPADKSSWGSFAKLADDTQTQLRGIVEGASADKTRAAGSNAQKIGDFYNSFMDETKLESLGLTPLNAELAKIAALQDKAELPAVIAHFSKLGVTSPYDFGIHQDAKDSTKYVADIVQSGLGLPDRDYYLEAGKADTRAKYLAHVEKMLSLAGDANAAANAKAIVALETDLAKAQWSNVQNRDPVKTYNKVELEKLAAVAPGYDWARYLKDTGIAGKVNYVIVSQPSYLKGFAEIANKTPLATWKAYFQWHLLHANAGYLPKAYVDENFAFYGTTLTGVTEMRPRWKRGVGAVEGALGEAVGQLYVEQYFPAERKVRMEALVKNLMTAYKQSIDKLDWMSPVTKKQAQIKLAKFTTKIGYPNKWRDYSGLTVAQDDLIGNIQRSHLLNYNRELNKLGQPIDRDEWGMTPQTVNAYYNPELNEIVFPAAILQAPFFDANADDAVNYGAIGGVIGHEISHGFDDQGAQYDGDGNLRDWWTKADHKNFAKKTKQLVAQYNSFSPIPGHFVNGELTLGENIADNSGVAIAYKAYKLSLNGKQAPVIDGFTGEQRFYAGFAQVWRMKMREAQQLVLLKTDPHSPGQFRANGTMRNQPGFYQAFDVKPGDKMYLPPKDRVIMW; from the coding sequence GTGAATCGTTATTTGTTAAGTGCATTGACCCTGAGTTTGCTGGCCGGCGTGTCCGGCATGGCTGGCGCCGCTGATTCTGCCAAGAAAGCCGCTGCCGCTCCCGCCACGGCCGTCGCCGCCACCGCGCTGACGTCCGGCATCGCCGTCGAATACGTCGACCCTGCCGTGCGCGCGCAGGATGACCTGTTCCAGCACCTGAATGGCAAATGGCTGGCGGAAACCGTCATTCCTGCCGACAAGTCGAGCTGGGGCAGCTTTGCCAAGCTGGCCGACGATACGCAAACGCAGTTGCGCGGCATCGTCGAAGGCGCCAGCGCCGACAAGACCCGCGCGGCCGGCTCGAATGCCCAGAAAATCGGTGATTTCTATAACAGCTTCATGGACGAAACCAAGCTGGAAAGCCTGGGCCTGACGCCCTTGAACGCGGAGCTGGCGAAGATCGCGGCGCTGCAGGACAAGGCGGAGTTGCCTGCAGTGATCGCCCACTTCAGCAAGCTGGGCGTGACCTCGCCGTACGACTTCGGCATCCACCAGGACGCCAAGGATTCCACCAAATACGTGGCCGACATCGTGCAAAGCGGCCTGGGCTTGCCTGACCGCGATTACTACCTGGAAGCGGGCAAGGCCGACACGCGCGCCAAATACCTGGCCCACGTGGAAAAAATGCTCAGCCTGGCTGGCGACGCGAATGCCGCCGCGAATGCGAAAGCCATCGTGGCGCTGGAAACGGACTTGGCCAAGGCGCAATGGAGCAATGTGCAGAACCGCGATCCGGTTAAAACCTACAACAAGGTGGAACTGGAGAAACTGGCCGCCGTGGCGCCAGGCTACGACTGGGCCCGCTACCTGAAGGACACGGGCATCGCCGGCAAGGTCAATTATGTGATCGTCAGCCAGCCCAGCTACCTGAAAGGTTTTGCCGAGATCGCCAACAAGACGCCGCTGGCGACGTGGAAAGCGTACTTCCAGTGGCACTTGCTGCACGCCAATGCCGGCTACCTGCCGAAAGCGTATGTCGATGAAAACTTCGCCTTCTATGGCACCACCCTGACGGGCGTGACGGAAATGCGTCCGCGCTGGAAGCGTGGCGTGGGCGCCGTCGAAGGCGCGCTGGGCGAAGCCGTGGGCCAGTTGTACGTGGAGCAATATTTCCCGGCCGAGCGCAAGGTGCGCATGGAAGCGCTGGTGAAAAACCTGATGACGGCCTACAAGCAAAGCATCGACAAGCTCGACTGGATGAGCCCCGTCACCAAGAAACAGGCGCAAATCAAGCTGGCCAAGTTCACCACCAAGATCGGCTATCCGAACAAATGGCGCGATTACTCGGGCCTGACGGTGGCGCAGGACGATTTGATCGGCAACATCCAGCGTTCGCACTTGCTGAACTACAACCGCGAATTGAACAAGCTGGGCCAGCCTATCGACCGTGACGAGTGGGGCATGACGCCGCAGACCGTGAACGCCTATTACAACCCGGAACTGAACGAAATCGTCTTCCCGGCCGCCATCCTGCAAGCGCCGTTCTTTGACGCCAACGCGGACGACGCCGTCAATTATGGCGCCATCGGCGGCGTGATCGGTCATGAAATCAGCCACGGCTTCGACGACCAGGGCGCCCAGTACGACGGCGACGGCAACCTGCGCGACTGGTGGACCAAGGCCGACCATAAAAACTTCGCCAAGAAAACCAAGCAGCTGGTGGCGCAGTACAACAGCTTCAGCCCCATCCCTGGCCATTTCGTCAACGGCGAACTGACCTTGGGCGAAAACATCGCCGACAATTCCGGCGTGGCGATTGCCTATAAAGCGTACAAATTGTCGCTGAATGGCAAGCAAGCCCCCGTCATCGACGGTTTCACGGGCGAGCAGCGTTTCTATGCGGGCTTTGCCCAGGTCTGGCGCATGAAGATGCGTGAAGCGCAGCAATTGGTCTTGCTGAAAACGGATCCGCATTCGCCAGGTCAGTTCCGCGCCAACGGCACCATGCGCAACCAGCCCGGCTTCTACCAGGCCTTCGACGTGAAACCGGGCGACAAGATGTATCTGCCACCGAAAGACCGCGTCATCATGTGGTAA
- a CDS encoding S41 family peptidase: protein MMGKLKNTGLIGLGVVAGVAVSLQFSAMAQKTVEPPLPLEELRQLADVFGLIKSDYVEPVEDKKLLEDAISGMVASLDPHSAYLDKKAYAELREGSEGKFVGLGIEIGMSEDGYIKIVSPIEDSPAYRAGIKAGDLITRLDGQPVKGVSLDDSVKRMRGEPGTKVSLTIARKDEPQPLAFTITREEIHQKSVKAKMVEPGYAWLRVSQFQEPTVDDMAAQITALYQQDPHIKGMVLDLRNDPGGVLQGAIGVSAAFLPKDAAIVSTNGQLPDSKQVFYGRAEYYTFRSEGDALAKLPAAIKKVPLVVLVNTGSASASEIVAGALQDYKRATIIGTQTFGKGSVQTIRQLTADTAVKLTTARYYTPNGRSIQAKGIVPDLLVDENADGDGLNGLRIREADLTKHLSNDRDQESAKAAPVNDEMEEQLRLIALEKTRKPLEFGSKDDFQLHQALNHLKGLPVQLAKPEAVVVQADVKKEQKK, encoded by the coding sequence ATGATGGGCAAACTCAAAAATACCGGCTTGATCGGCCTGGGCGTGGTGGCCGGCGTCGCCGTGTCGCTGCAATTTTCCGCCATGGCGCAAAAGACCGTCGAGCCGCCCCTGCCGCTGGAAGAGCTGCGCCAGCTGGCCGATGTGTTTGGCCTGATCAAGTCCGATTACGTCGAGCCGGTGGAAGACAAGAAACTGCTGGAAGACGCCATTTCCGGCATGGTCGCCTCGCTCGACCCCCATTCCGCCTACCTGGACAAGAAAGCCTACGCCGAGCTGCGCGAAGGCTCCGAAGGCAAGTTTGTCGGCCTGGGCATTGAAATTGGCATGAGCGAAGACGGCTACATCAAGATCGTCTCGCCCATCGAGGATTCACCCGCCTACCGCGCCGGCATCAAGGCCGGCGATTTGATTACCCGCCTCGATGGCCAGCCCGTGAAAGGCGTCAGCCTGGACGACAGCGTCAAGCGCATGCGCGGCGAACCGGGCACCAAGGTGTCGCTGACCATTGCCCGCAAGGATGAACCGCAGCCGCTGGCCTTCACCATCACGCGCGAGGAAATCCACCAAAAGAGCGTGAAGGCGAAAATGGTCGAGCCGGGCTACGCCTGGCTGCGTGTGTCGCAATTCCAGGAACCGACCGTCGACGACATGGCCGCGCAGATCACGGCCCTGTACCAGCAAGACCCGCACATCAAGGGCATGGTGCTGGACCTGCGCAACGATCCGGGCGGCGTGCTGCAGGGCGCCATCGGCGTCTCGGCCGCCTTCCTGCCGAAGGACGCGGCCATCGTCTCGACCAACGGCCAGCTGCCCGACTCGAAACAGGTGTTTTACGGCCGCGCCGAATACTATACCTTCCGCTCGGAAGGCGATGCGCTGGCGAAATTGCCGGCCGCTATCAAGAAAGTGCCTCTGGTGGTGCTGGTCAACACGGGTTCGGCCTCGGCCTCGGAAATCGTCGCTGGCGCCCTGCAGGATTACAAGCGCGCCACCATCATCGGCACGCAAACCTTCGGCAAGGGTTCCGTGCAAACCATCCGCCAGCTGACGGCCGACACGGCCGTCAAGCTGACGACGGCCCGCTACTACACGCCGAACGGCCGCTCGATCCAGGCCAAGGGCATCGTGCCCGACCTGCTGGTCGATGAAAATGCGGACGGCGACGGCTTGAACGGCTTGCGCATCCGCGAAGCGGACCTGACCAAGCACCTGAGCAACGACCGCGACCAGGAAAGCGCTAAAGCGGCCCCCGTCAACGACGAGATGGAAGAGCAATTGCGCCTCATCGCCCTGGAAAAAACCCGCAAGCCGCTGGAATTCGGCAGCAAGGATGATTTTCAATTGCACCAGGCGCTGAACCACCTGAAGGGTTTGCCAGTCCAGCTGGCCAAACCCGAAGCGGTGGTGGTGCAGGCCGACGTCAAGAAAGAACAGAAGAAGTAA
- a CDS encoding M13 family metallopeptidase, whose product MNRYLLSSLTLTLLAAFAHAAEPVSAVAAPTVAPASAGVVSGIEVQYIDPAVRVQDDFFTHLNGKWLATTEIPADKSSWGSFAKLRDDTTPQLRGIIEATQQDKHKKAGSEAQKISDLYASYMDEAKLDALGTKPLAGELNRIRSLRDKRGVPALIAHLSQTGVSTPYAVYVGQDARASTKYAAYVSQSGLGMPDRDYYLEAKQAGVKEKYQAHVEKMLAMAGDKNAAARAKAVVALETSLAEVQWTKVENRDPVKRYNKTDINKLNDLTPGYDLKSGLAALGIANKVDYVIVNQPSYLAGYNKVLASADLDTLKAYFEWQLLRSYASYLSKNFVDESFAFYGTVLSGVTENQPRWKRGVGAVEGVLGEAVGKLYVAQYFPAERKAHMQELVKNVLAAYKNSIDTLDWMSPETKKEAQAKLAKFTPKIAYPNQWRDYTKLQIVQGDLVGNMMRAANFGSARQVAKLGKPIDREEWGMTPQTVNAYYSSTMNEIVFPASILQPPFFDANADDAVNYGAIGAVIGHEISHGFDDKGSQSDGDGNLRDWWTPADRKNFAAKADALTKQYDGYSPLPGYNVNGALTLGENIADNSGVAIAYKAYKISLGGKPAPVLDGLTGDQRFYMGFGQVWRSKMREAQQIVQIKTDPHSPGQYRANGTMVNQPGFYEAFGVKPGDKMYVAPENRVIIW is encoded by the coding sequence GTGAATCGCTATCTCTTGAGCAGTCTGACCCTGACCCTGTTGGCTGCGTTTGCCCATGCCGCCGAACCCGTATCCGCCGTGGCCGCGCCGACCGTGGCGCCTGCCTCCGCTGGCGTCGTTTCCGGCATCGAGGTGCAGTACATCGACCCCGCCGTGCGCGTGCAGGACGATTTCTTTACCCATTTGAACGGCAAGTGGCTGGCCACGACCGAGATTCCTGCCGACAAGTCGAGCTGGGGTTCGTTCGCCAAGCTGCGCGACGACACGACGCCGCAATTGCGCGGCATCATCGAAGCCACGCAACAGGACAAGCACAAGAAAGCCGGTTCCGAGGCGCAGAAAATCAGCGACCTGTACGCCAGCTACATGGATGAAGCCAAGCTCGATGCGCTGGGCACGAAGCCGCTGGCCGGCGAACTGAACCGTATCCGCTCGCTGCGCGACAAGAGGGGCGTGCCTGCCCTGATCGCCCACCTGAGCCAGACGGGCGTATCGACCCCATACGCCGTGTATGTGGGCCAGGATGCTCGTGCTTCGACGAAATATGCGGCTTACGTGAGCCAAAGCGGCCTGGGCATGCCCGACCGCGACTACTACCTGGAAGCCAAGCAGGCGGGCGTGAAGGAAAAATACCAGGCGCACGTGGAAAAAATGCTGGCCATGGCGGGCGACAAGAACGCCGCCGCGCGCGCCAAGGCTGTCGTTGCCCTGGAAACATCGCTGGCCGAAGTGCAATGGACCAAGGTCGAGAACCGCGACCCCGTGAAACGCTACAACAAGACCGACATCAATAAACTGAACGACCTGACTCCCGGCTACGACCTGAAGTCCGGCCTGGCTGCCCTGGGCATCGCCAACAAGGTCGATTATGTCATCGTCAACCAGCCCAGCTACCTGGCCGGCTACAACAAGGTGCTGGCGTCCGCCGATCTGGACACCCTGAAAGCGTATTTCGAATGGCAGTTGCTGCGCAGCTATGCCAGCTACCTGTCGAAAAACTTCGTCGACGAGAGCTTTGCCTTCTATGGCACGGTACTCAGCGGCGTGACGGAAAACCAGCCGCGCTGGAAGCGTGGCGTAGGCGCCGTCGAAGGCGTGCTGGGCGAAGCCGTCGGCAAACTGTATGTCGCGCAATATTTCCCGGCAGAGCGCAAGGCGCACATGCAGGAACTGGTGAAAAACGTGCTGGCCGCCTACAAGAACAGCATCGACACGCTGGATTGGATGAGCCCGGAGACCAAGAAAGAAGCGCAAGCCAAGCTGGCCAAGTTCACGCCGAAGATCGCGTATCCGAACCAATGGCGCGATTACACGAAGCTGCAAATCGTCCAGGGCGACCTGGTGGGCAACATGATGCGCGCCGCCAACTTCGGCTCCGCGCGCCAGGTGGCCAAGCTCGGCAAACCGATCGACCGCGAAGAGTGGGGCATGACGCCGCAGACGGTGAACGCCTATTACAGCTCGACGATGAATGAAATCGTCTTCCCCGCGTCCATCCTGCAGCCGCCGTTCTTCGACGCCAACGCGGATGACGCCGTCAACTATGGCGCCATCGGCGCCGTCATCGGCCATGAAATCAGCCACGGCTTCGACGACAAGGGCAGCCAGTCCGATGGCGACGGCAACCTGCGCGACTGGTGGACCCCCGCTGACCGCAAGAATTTCGCCGCCAAGGCCGATGCGCTGACCAAGCAATACGACGGCTATAGCCCATTGCCGGGCTACAACGTCAACGGCGCGCTGACCCTGGGCGAGAACATCGCCGACAACTCGGGCGTGGCGATCGCCTATAAAGCCTACAAGATTTCGCTGGGCGGCAAGCCGGCGCCCGTGCTCGATGGCTTGACGGGCGACCAGCGCTTCTACATGGGCTTTGGCCAGGTCTGGCGCAGCAAGATGCGCGAAGCGCAGCAGATCGTGCAAATCAAGACCGACCCGCATTCGCCGGGCCAGTACCGCGCAAATGGCACCATGGTCAACCAGCCTGGCTTCTATGAAGCGTTTGGCGTGAAACCGGGCGACAAGATGTATGTGGCGCCGGAAAACCGCGTGATCATCTGGTAA
- a CDS encoding methyl-accepting chemotaxis protein, which yields MRDIFRTSQARFITVFSLVFVVLLVMTLAVIHFFVTPDLKRTEGMVVGFDVSKISTRITEQLRQVEAQQRSITQTVALMDSAAIDVLLPGLVDQYSDPNVFGGGIWPLPKKRDPERDKFSTFFARDASNKLVVNTHWNSPESLKYFEQSWYLGGLKSAKGHCDWAKAYKDDASAQPRTNCAMPIYKDNELYGVSTIDVTLGFFNRLVADMEKTIHGQILIVERDGKIISNSTYIKDEIVLKKVEDLASSSPMAAEIGRLLPKLDAQGVAESEYRSDGTPHTLFLKAIPGSPWVLATGLPTSQLTEQSDRILSKLGMVQIPIALLLLAMFIGSIRLFMGRLGVLKSNIDALSAGDADLTRRLPGGGGSEFNDVAASFNAFIERLQRMMREIGTSTASIALASREIASGNQDLSARTESQASALEQTAASMEELTGTVRQNVSSGQEANRLALDASKVAARGGAVVTQVVETMGAIEHSSKKIADIISVIDGIAFQTNILALNAAVEAARAGEQGRGFAVVASEVRNLAHRSATAAKEIGALIVESVHNVNAGTKLVDQAGATMQDIVAGTDKVANIIGEILLASQEQETGIGQVNQAIVQLDDTTQQNAALVEQAAAAAHSMQEQTAKLEQIIGAFKL from the coding sequence GTGAGAGACATATTTCGTACCAGCCAAGCCCGTTTTATCACCGTGTTCAGTCTTGTTTTTGTGGTGTTGCTGGTCATGACCCTGGCCGTCATCCATTTTTTCGTCACGCCGGATTTGAAACGCACCGAGGGCATGGTGGTCGGTTTTGACGTCAGCAAAATTTCCACCAGGATTACCGAGCAGCTGCGACAGGTGGAGGCGCAGCAGCGCAGCATCACCCAGACGGTGGCGCTGATGGACAGCGCCGCGATCGACGTCCTGCTGCCGGGACTGGTCGACCAGTATTCCGACCCGAATGTGTTTGGCGGCGGCATCTGGCCGCTGCCGAAAAAGCGCGATCCCGAGCGCGACAAGTTCAGCACCTTTTTCGCCCGCGACGCTTCCAACAAACTGGTCGTCAACACGCACTGGAACTCGCCGGAATCGTTGAAGTACTTCGAGCAGAGCTGGTATCTGGGCGGGCTCAAGTCGGCCAAGGGACATTGCGACTGGGCCAAGGCCTACAAGGACGACGCCAGTGCGCAGCCGCGCACCAACTGCGCCATGCCGATCTACAAGGACAACGAGTTGTACGGCGTTTCCACCATCGATGTCACGCTGGGCTTTTTCAACCGCCTGGTGGCCGACATGGAGAAAACGATCCACGGCCAGATCCTGATCGTCGAGCGCGACGGCAAGATCATCAGCAACAGTACGTATATCAAGGACGAGATCGTACTCAAGAAAGTCGAGGATCTGGCGTCCAGTTCGCCGATGGCGGCGGAAATCGGCCGCCTGCTGCCCAAGCTCGACGCGCAGGGCGTGGCGGAGTCGGAGTATCGCAGCGACGGCACGCCCCACACGCTGTTCCTGAAGGCGATACCGGGCAGTCCATGGGTGCTGGCGACCGGTTTGCCGACCAGCCAGCTGACCGAGCAAAGCGACCGCATCTTGAGCAAGCTGGGCATGGTGCAGATCCCCATCGCCCTGCTGCTGCTGGCCATGTTCATCGGCAGCATCCGCCTGTTCATGGGACGCCTGGGCGTACTCAAGAGCAATATCGACGCGCTGTCGGCCGGCGACGCCGACCTGACGCGGCGCCTGCCGGGCGGCGGCGGCAGCGAGTTCAACGATGTGGCGGCCAGCTTCAACGCCTTCATCGAACGGCTGCAGCGGATGATGCGCGAAATCGGCACCAGCACGGCGTCGATCGCGCTGGCCTCGCGTGAAATCGCCAGCGGCAACCAGGATCTGTCGGCCCGCACCGAAAGCCAGGCCAGCGCGCTCGAGCAGACCGCCGCGTCGATGGAAGAGTTGACCGGCACGGTCAGGCAGAACGTCAGCAGCGGTCAGGAGGCCAACCGGCTGGCGCTGGACGCCTCGAAGGTGGCGGCGCGGGGCGGGGCGGTGGTGACGCAGGTGGTCGAGACGATGGGCGCGATCGAACACTCGTCGAAGAAAATCGCCGACATCATCAGCGTCATCGACGGGATCGCGTTCCAGACCAACATCCTGGCGTTGAACGCGGCCGTCGAGGCGGCCCGGGCCGGCGAGCAGGGCCGCGGCTTTGCCGTGGTGGCATCCGAGGTACGCAACCTGGCGCACCGCTCGGCCACGGCGGCCAAGGAAATCGGCGCGCTGATCGTTGAATCGGTGCACAACGTCAACGCCGGTACCAAGCTGGTCGACCAGGCGGGCGCCACCATGCAGGACATCGTCGCCGGCACCGACAAGGTTGCCAACATCATCGGCGAGATCCTGCTGGCCAGCCAGGAGCAGGAAACGGGCATCGGCCAGGTGAACCAGGCCATCGTCCAGCTCGACGACACCACCCAGCAAAATGCCGCGCTGGTGGAGCAGGCGGCGGCGGCAGCCCATTCGATGCAGGAGCAGACGGCCAAGCTCGAACAGATCATCGGCGCATTCAAGCTGTAG
- a CDS encoding beta-ketoacyl-ACP synthase III, with translation MKQVVISGTGLYTPPFSISNEELVICFNAYAEKFNADNADAIAAGTVTALELSSVAFIEKASGIKSRFVMEKEGILDPARMVSRIPERGDDELSLQAEMAVAAARDALARAGRTPADIDMVLVACSNMQRAYPAMAVEVQDALGIDGYGFDMNVACSSATFGIQQAVAAVQSGQARAVLVLNPEITSGHLNWRDRDSHFIFGDACTAIIVEAKDTAVSKHQFEIIGTELKTRFSNAIRNNFGFLNRFDESGVGKTDKLFRQQGRKVFKEVCPMAAEMIKATLAKAGVEVAQVSRYWLHQANLNMNLLIARLILGRDAEANEAPVILDTYANTSSAGSIIAFHTYQDDMAAGAMGVICSFGAGYSIGCVVVRKV, from the coding sequence ATGAAACAAGTCGTCATCAGCGGTACCGGACTGTACACGCCGCCATTTTCGATCTCCAACGAAGAGCTGGTCATCTGCTTCAATGCCTACGCGGAAAAGTTCAATGCCGACAACGCCGACGCGATTGCCGCGGGCACGGTGACGGCGCTGGAGCTGTCGAGCGTGGCCTTCATCGAAAAGGCGTCCGGCATCAAGTCGCGCTTCGTGATGGAGAAAGAAGGCATCCTCGATCCGGCGCGCATGGTCTCGCGCATCCCGGAACGGGGCGATGACGAACTGTCCTTGCAGGCGGAAATGGCCGTCGCCGCCGCGCGTGACGCCCTGGCGCGCGCCGGCCGCACGCCGGCCGACATCGACATGGTGCTGGTGGCCTGCAGCAATATGCAGCGCGCCTATCCCGCCATGGCGGTGGAAGTGCAGGATGCGCTGGGCATCGACGGTTATGGTTTTGACATGAACGTGGCGTGTTCGTCCGCCACCTTCGGCATCCAGCAAGCCGTGGCCGCCGTGCAAAGCGGCCAGGCGCGCGCCGTGCTGGTCTTGAATCCCGAAATCACCAGCGGCCACCTGAACTGGCGCGACCGCGACAGCCATTTCATTTTCGGCGACGCCTGCACCGCCATCATCGTCGAAGCGAAAGACACGGCCGTGTCCAAGCACCAGTTCGAGATCATCGGCACGGAACTCAAAACGCGCTTCTCTAACGCCATCCGCAACAATTTCGGCTTCCTCAACCGTTTTGACGAATCCGGCGTGGGCAAGACCGACAAGCTGTTCCGCCAGCAAGGCCGCAAGGTCTTCAAGGAAGTGTGCCCGATGGCCGCCGAAATGATCAAGGCGACCCTGGCCAAGGCCGGCGTGGAAGTGGCGCAAGTGAGCCGCTACTGGCTGCACCAGGCCAACCTGAACATGAACCTGCTGATCGCGCGCCTGATCCTGGGCCGTGACGCCGAGGCCAACGAAGCGCCCGTGATCCTCGACACCTACGCCAACACCTCGTCGGCCGGTTCCATCATCGCCTTCCATACATATCAGGATGACATGGCGGCGGGCGCCATGGGCGTCATCTGCTCGTTCGGCGCCGGCTATTCCATCGGCTGCGTGGTCGTGCGCAAGGTGTAA